In one Pungitius pungitius chromosome 13, fPunPun2.1, whole genome shotgun sequence genomic region, the following are encoded:
- the LOC134135330 gene encoding uncharacterized protein LOC134135330 gives MEAERTDNASVRTRKSKSSQSTASSATVRARARAEAAKARAAFAEEEAQLKVERAAKEAELQLGKAKLEAELGALELRREAAAAIAQAEALEAAELDLEDSIKTDISSRANLQGEIVTRTKEYVEAQAEHNVVQTHASAHATFPAAASSEGSYVTWDPPSGRNLQLQERQEEVETHNRPSEHNTAPAKTKMIHQPLKPQLKAAAPSYVPVHAPYIPRVTPETEHLARFLARRDLVSTSLYQFDDKPENYLAWQSSFSNATTGLGLTSTEMLDLLIKWLGPESVKHIRRIRSVHVRNPDIALKKAWERLQECYAAPEVMEKSFFKRLDEFPRISNKDYGKLRDLGDLLMELQGAREEGYLAGLTYLDTARGIGPIVEKLPHGLQEKWLSVGSKFKEDNNSYFPPFDYFADFICHEARRRNDPSFIVLCANTNGPKSDKVVSNNYGRKISVHKTDISSVENPPSVSPEGKPGGPEKNCLIHNKPHPLRKCRAFRGKTLEERKSILKENGICFKCCTSASHLARDCKATVRCMECDSDRHHAAMHPGPPPQVYRRPTPPPDNGGEEEEHAGDSTAISSHCTQVCGPEQIGRSCSKICLVRIYPQGQREKATNMYVILDDQSNRSLVRSDFFELFNIKGQSFPYSLKTCSGLVETSGRKAEGFQVESLDGQTILPLPPLIECNDILIDRSEIPTPDAARHHPHLRRVAAHIPGLDPKAEILILLGRDIVRVHKVRQQVNGPHNAPFAQRLDLGWVLVGDVCLGNAHKPAVSTFKTSVLENGRPSILRPCEGFMKLTEHVFHSREQKNEPHKASSKVLGLKVFNETESDNKPAPSIEDTIFLEIMEQETYRDTSNNWVAPLPFRVPRQRLSNNREQVFTRFTSLEKTLRRKTEMRDQFLEFMKKIFDNRHAEVAPPLEENEECWYLPTFGVYHPQKPGSIRVVFDSSAKYFGTSLNGILLSGPDLNNSLIGVLIRFRKEQVAVMADIQQMFHCFLVRRDHRNYLRFLWYRDNDMSKDIIDYRMRVHVFGNSPSPSVAIYGLRRAIHEGAHKHGEDTVQFVEHHFYVDDGLISVPTEAEAISLLRRTQASLSESNLRLHKFASNSETVLQAFAPEDRAVPKDLDLSGEATPVQRSLGLLWETTTDTFTFAVSEHKKPFTRRGVLSTVNSVFDPLGMVAPVTIEGKGLLRELSVNACDWDAPLPEQKLKQWEAWRESLHDLSNLHIPRSYTATSLPNAVHTELCVFSDASTKAIGAVAYLRTIQAEGQVEVGFIFGKAKLAPQSEPTIPRLELCAAVLPVEVAELIRDELELKFDAIKFYCDSKVVLGYIHNQTKRFYVYVHNRVRRIRQSTSPNQWFYVNTEDNPADHASRSVPASQLTKTMWFTGPAFLHKPNSSDTDSSQTFELVNSESDMEIRPEVSSFLTQTQNRGFTVTRLQRFSCMRALTRAIALLIHIAGTYRHDKSSECKGWHHCNLPRTPDELLQARHIIIRAAQEDVFAKELTALELGNAVSKNSSLHKLRPVLEGGLMRVGGRLKHADLSAQEINPIIVPKTSHVSLLLVRQYHEEVKHQGRHLTEGALRAAGFWVIGGKRLVVSVLHNCVVCRKLRRRTEGQLMADLPPERLHTCPPFTYVGVDVFGPWQIVTRRTRGGQAQSKRWAMLFCCMSSRAVHIEIIDSLDTSSCINALRRFFAIRGPAKQIRSDRATNFVSAAKELGLSQQKSDITVQNFLSQHGCSWVFNPPHASHMGGSWERMIGLSRRILDGILLQDRVQLTHDLLCTLMMEVTAIINARPLVPVSTDPESPFALSPAMILTQKVGVTPPPGDFTDNDLLSRQWKQVQVLADRFWRRWRQEFLPTLQARRKWRDVQRDLKEGDIVLLKNSQAARNAWPMARITAVFPGRDGKVRKVELKTADQGTVKVFLRPVSEVVLLLAED, from the coding sequence ATGGAAGCAGAAAGGACTGACAATGCATCTGTGCGTACTAGGAAATCAAAAAGCTCTCAGTCAACGGCATCGAGTGCCACAGTAAGGGCACGCGCTAGAGCAGAGGCAGCGAAGGCACGAGCAGCATTCGCTGAGGAAGAAGCACAGCTGAAGGTAGAAAGGGCAGCGAAGGAAGCAGAGCTTCAATTAGGAAAAGCAAAGCTGGAAGCCGAACTAGGCGCACTCGAACTTCGAAGAGAGGCAGCTGCAGCCATTGCCCAAGCAGAGGCATTGGAAGCAGCTGAACTGGATCTAGAAGATTCAATAAAGACCGACATATCTTCTAGGGCAAATTTACAAGGCGAAATTGTAACACGCACTAAAGAATACGTCGAAGCGCAAGCCGAACATAACGTAGTACAAACTCATGCATCAGCCCATGCAACATTCCCTGCGGCAGCATCGTCAGAAGGGAGCTACGTCACATGGGATCCTCCATCAGGACGCAACTTACAGTTACAAGAAAGGCAAGAAGAGGTTGAAACCCATAATAGACCATCTGAGCATAACACAGCACCGGCGAAAACCAAGATGATACATCAGCCTCTCAAACCACAACTTAAGGCGGCAGCTCCATCGTATGTGCCTGTGCACGCACCATACATCCCAAGAGTGACACCTGAAACAGAACACCTGGCACGATTCCTGGCTCGTCGCGATTTGGTGAGTACGAGTCTCTACCAATTCGACGATAAACCTGAAAATTATTTAGCATGGCAGTCATCATTCAGCAACGCTACTACAGGCTTAGGACTCACCTCCACTGAAATGTTGGATTTGCTTATTAAATGGCTCGGACCAGAGTCCGTGAAACACATCAGAAGGATTCGCTCTGTACATGTCAGGAACCCAGATATAGCACTTAAAAAGGCCTGGGAACGCCTCCAAGAGTGCTACGCTGCACCTGAAGTAATGGAGAAGTCCTTTTTTAAGAGATTGGACGAATTCCCAAGAATATCAAACAAAGATTACGGGAAGCTGAGGGACCTAGGCGACCTTCTTATGGAACTTCAGGGTGCTAGAGAAGAAGGTTACCTCGCAGGATTGACTTACCTGGATACCGCCAGAGGCATTGGTCCCATCGTGGAGAAACTCCCTCACGGGCTACAGGAGAAATGGCTCTCAGTCGGCTCCAAGTTTAAAGAAGATAACAACAGCTACTTTCCTCCATTCGATTACTTTGCCGACTTCATCTGCCATGAAGCACGCCGGAGAAATGATCCCAGTTTCATCGTTCTATGCGCCAACACCAACGGACCGAAGTCAGATAAGGTAGTCTCAAATAACTATGGAAGAAAGATATCCGTTCACAAGACGGACATCTCTTCTGTTGAAAACCCACCTTCGGTCTCACCGGAGGGAAAGCCCGGCGGGCCAGAGAAAAACTGTCTCATTCACAACAAACCACATCCATTAAGGAAGTGCAGAGCATTTAGAGGCAAGACCCtcgaagaaagaaagagcatcCTCAAGGAGAATGGAATTTGTTTCAAGTGCTGCACATCAGCCAGTCATCTCGCAAGAGACTGCAAAGCAACAGTAAGGTGCATGGAGTGCGACAGTGACCGACATCATGCTGCTATGCATCCTGGCCCACCACCTCAAGTCTACAGAAGGCCTACACCCCCACCAGACAAtggcggggaggaagaggaacatgCTGGCGACAGCACAGCTATCTCCTCACACTGTACCCAGGTATGTGGTCCAGAGCAAATAGGAAGATCCTGCTCGAAGATCTGTCTGGTAAGGATATACCCTCAAGGTCAACGTGAGAAGGCAACCAACATGTACGTCATTTTGGACGATCAAAGCAACCGCTCGCTGGTGCGATCAGACTTCTTTGAGCTTTTCAACATCAAAGGCCAATCATTCCCCTACTCACTGAAGACTTGTTCTGGATTGGTTGAGACGTCAGGCAGAAAGGCAGAGGGTTTCCAGGTCGAATCGCTTGATGGACAGACTATCCTACCGCTACCACCTCTAATCGAGTGTAATGACATCCTCATCGATCGCTCTGAAATACCAACGCCTGATGCAGCCCGTCACCATCCTCACCTACGAAGGGTAGCGGCACACATACCAGGACTTGACCCCAAGGCGGAAATCCTCATCTTGCTGGGCAGAGACATTGTGAGGGTCCATAAAGTCCGACAGCAAGTTAACGGACCTCACAACGCCCCCTTTGCACAAAGACTGGATTTGGGATGGGTCCTGGTAGGAGACGTGTGCCTAGGGAACGCACACAAACCAGCCGTGAGCACGTTCAAGACAAGTGTGCTGGAAAATGGCCGACCCTCTATTCTCAGACCATGTGAAGGCTTCATGAAGCTGACTGAACATGTGTTCCACAGCAGGGAGCAAAAGAACGAACCACACAAGGCATCGTCGAAAGTTCTTGGATTAAAGGTCTTCAACGAGACTGAGTCCGACAACAAACCTGCCCCGTCCATAGAGGACACCATCTTTTTGGAAATCATGGAGCAAGAAACGTACCGAGACACGTCAAACAACTGGGTCGCTCCTCTCCCCTTTAGAGTTCCCCGTCAACGTCTATCGAACAACCGCGAGCAGGTGTTCACTCGCTTCACCTCCCTGGAGAAGACGCTGCGGAGGAAAACTGAGATGAGAGACCAGTTTCTAGAgttcatgaagaaaatattcGACAACAGACATGCTGAAGTGGCTCCTCCACTAGAGGAGAACGAAGAGTGTTGGTACCTGCCCACTTTCGGAGTCTACCACCCACAAAAGCCCGGAAGCATCCGCGTGGTGTTTGACTCCAGCGCAAAGTACTTCGGCACATCTCTAAATGGCATTCTTCTGTCAGGCCCAGACCTCAACAATTCCCTCATTGGGGTGTTGATCCGCTTTCGCAAGGAACAGGTAGCAGTGATGGCCGACATACAGCAGATGTTCCACTGCTTTCTTGTCCGAAGAGACCATAGGAACTATCTGAGGTTTTTGTGGTACAGAGACAACGACATGTCTAAGGATATCATCGACTACAGGATGAGAGTCCATGTATTCGGCAACAGCCCGTCACCGTCCGTAGCCATCTACGGACTAAGGAGAGCCATCCATGAAGGTGCTCACAAACACGGAGAAGACACAGTCCAGTTCGTCGAACATCATTTTTACGTAGATGATGGGCTCATCAGTGTGCCAACTGAAGCTGAAGCCATCAGCCTCCTACGGAGAACGCAGGCCTCTCTCAGCGAATCGAATCTGAGGCTTCACAAGTTCGCCTCAAACAGCGAAACCGTCCTCCAGGCCTTTGCACCAGAGGATAGAGCAGTTCCGAAAGACCTCGACCTTAGCGGTGAAGCTACACCAGTGCAACGCAGTTTGGGACTGTTGTGGGAGACCACGACAGACACTTTCACTTTCGCAGTCTCAGAGCACAAGAAACCCTTCACTCGCAGGGGAGTTCTGTCGACAGTGAATAGCGTGTTCGATCCTTTAGGCATGGTCGCACCCGTGACTATTGAAGGCAAGGGTCTCTTGAGAGAACTCAGCGTCAACGCCTGCGACTGGGATGCTCCTCTCCCAGAACAAAAGCTGAAGCAATGGGAAGCATGGCGTGAGTCACTGCATGACTTAAGCAATCTGCATATCCCACGTTCATACACAGCAACATCACTTCCAAATGCTGTACACACAGAGCTATGCGTTTTTTCCGACGCATCCACAAAGGCCATTGGAGCAGTGGCATATCTCAGGACCATTCAAGCTGAGGGACAAGTCGAAGTAGGATTCATCTTCGGAAAGGCTAAGCTGGCCCCACAGTCCGAACCTACCATTCCACGGTTGGAATTGTGTGCCGCAGTATTACCCGTGGAAGTCGCCGAACTCATCCGAGATGAACTGGAGCTGAAATTTGATGCGATCAAGTTCTATTGTGACAGCAAGGTCGTGCTTGGATACAttcacaatcaaacaaaacgCTTCTATGTCTACGTTCACAACCGAGTCCGACGTATTCGTCAGTCCACAAGTCCTAACCAGTGGTTCTACGTCAACACAGAGGACAACCCAGCTGACCACGCATCCAGGTCAGTTCCTGCGTCCCAATTGACAAAGACTATGTGGTTCACTGGACCGGCCTTTTTGCACAAACCAAATTCATCTGACACAGACTCAAGCCAGACGTTTGAACTCGTTAACTCAGAATCAGACATGGAAATACGACCCGAAGTGAGTAGTTTTCTTACTCAGACTCAGAACCGGGGCTTTACCGTCACGCGGTTACAGCGCTTTTCATGCATGCGCGCCCTTACCAGGGCTATCGCCCTACTCATCCATATAGCTGGCACTTACAGACACGACAAGTCCAGTGAGTGTAAAGGATGGCATCACTGCAACCTCCCACGTACTCCGGATGAGTTGCTTCAGGCGAGACACATCATTATCAGAGCCGCACAGGAAGATGTCTTTGCAAAAGAGCTCACGGCTCTCGAGCTTGGAAACGCTGTATCCAAAAACAGTTCCCTTCACAAGCTCAGACCTGTTCTCGAAGGTGGTCTGATGCGCGTTGGCGGCAGATTAAAGCACGCTGACTTGAGTGCGCAAGAAATAAATCCAATCATCGTTCCCAAGACCAGCCACGTTTCTTTGCTGTTGGTGCGACAGTATCATGAAGAGGTGAAGCATCAAGGCCGCCACCTCACCGAAGGGGCTCTGAGAGCAGCAGGCTTCTGGGTCATAGGGGGAAAACGACTAGTTGTCTCTGTCTTGCACAACTGTGTAGTGTGCCGAAAGTTACGCCGAAGAACAGAGGGACAGCTCATGGCAGACTTACCCCCAGAACGCTTGCACACATGCCCACCTTTCACCTATGTAGGAGTGGATGTGTTCGGACCATGGCAAATCGTCACCAGGCGTACAAGAGGAGGACAGGCCCAAAGCAAAAGGTGGGCAATGCTCTTCTGCTGCATGAGCTCCCGTGCCGTGCACATCGAGATCATCGACTCACTAGATACGTCCAGTTGCATCAATGCATTGAGACGTTTCTTTGCCATACGGGGACCTGCAAAGCAGATAAGATCAGACCGTGCAACAAACTTTGTTTCCGCTGCAAAGGAACTGGGACTAAGCCAACAAAAATCCGACATCACAGTACAGAACTTCTTGAGTCAACATGGGTGCTCATGGGTGTTTAATCCTCCCCATGCGTCCCATATGGGAGGATCATGGGAACGTATGATAGGCCTGTCAAGACGGATCCTCGACGGGATCTTGCTCCAAGACCGCGTCCAACTTACCCACGACCTCTTGTGCACACTCATGATGGAAGTTACTGCGATAATCAATGCAAGACCACTTGTTCCAGTCTCGACTGACCCAGAGTCACCGTTTGCACTGTCTCCTGCAATGATACTCACCCAGAAGGTTGGCGTTACTCCACCACCTGGAGACTTCACAGACAATGATCTTCTCAGCAGACAATGGAAACAAGTTCAGGTTCTCGCTGACAGATTCTGGCGTCGCTGGCGTCAGGAGTTCCTCCCCACTCTACAAGCTCGCCGCAAATGGAGAGATGTCCAACGAGACCTCAAAGAAGGGGACATTGTGCTCCTGAAGAATAGTCAAGCTGCACGTAACGCGTGGCCTATGGCAAGGATCACAGCCGTCTTTCCTGGGAGAGACGGCAAAGTAAGGAAGGTGGAACTCAAGACGGCGGACCAAGGGACTGTGAAGGTGTTCTTGAGACCAGTGTCAGAGGTCGTTCTTCTTCTGGCCGAAGACTGA